ACACCCTCGACGCGGAGGAGAACCTCTTCCCCGACGTCGACGTGCAAGAGATGGGCGAGATGACCCTCGACATGATCGAGGAGGCGATGCTGGCCTACGACACCGAAAACACGGACGCCTGCCGGGAAATCGCGGCCCGCGACGACGACCTCGATCAGTTCGCCGAGCGGGCGAGCGGGATCGTCGTCCGCGACCTCATCGAGCGCGAACTCGAAGAGCCCGACGAAGTCGAGCGGCTGCTGCAGGACGTCTCGCGGCTTCTGCTGACGATTCGGGACTTAGAGCGGGTCGGCGACCACGCGGTCAACATCGCCGCGCGGACGCTGTACATGGTCGAGAACGACGACGAACTGATCTACTGAGGCTGCGGCCGCTGTTAGCGGTCGGAAGACGACTCGAGGGGCACCAGTTCGATTCGATCGGGCGTCTCGACGGTGATGCGCCGGTCCGCGTCGGTGACCGTCACGGCGCCGGTCGTCTCGACGCAGTCGGCTACTTCGGTGCGGTCGGTAGCCTCGGACGAGGCGAACAGCGCGTCCAGCGCCGTCGGATCGACGGCGTCGTACAGCGGTCCGTACTCGTCCGCGAGCGCTTGGCTCCTCAATCCGTTACGTATCGTCGGCCAGCGTGTTCTCGAGCAGGTTCGCCTGCCCGCGACGGAGCCGCGCGGAGAGGGCCTGGTCGGAGATGTCGAACTCCGCCGCGAGTTCCGAGAGCGTCGTCTCCCGCGGCACGGTGAAATAGCCCGCCGAGTGGGCGGTGCGGAGCGCCTCGCGCTGCGGTTCGGTGACGCCGTAGCGGTCGCCGTCGAGGTCGAGATCGGTGTCGGTATCGGTATCGGGCTCCTCCTCGAGATACAGTCGCCGAAGCTTGAAGCCGACGTCCCGCCCGAGGCACTGCTCGCGGTACGCCTGCAGCGCGTCGCGGGACAGGACGCGGGCGCGAACGACCGTTTCGTCGGTGACGACGATCTCGAGGATCGCAACGTCGTGTTCGGCGGCGACGGGAGAGGCGAGTCGCGACGCCGCGTCGTCGGTCAACGCGACGCTGTACAGGCGCCGGTCCGACGCCGTCTCGAGCGCCGTGTACCGCCGAACGCTCGGATCCTCGTCGAGCGCCGCCTCGAACGCGTCGCCGTCGTCGACGGTCGCCCAGAAAAGCAGTTTCGGCTCTCCGGACTCGTTTCCGTACACTTCCCCGAGGCGGAGTTCGCGGGCCGCCCGCGCCGCTTCCCGCAGAACGGGCGTCCGCAGTTCGAACTCGACGATGAGCGCCACCGGTGACGGTACGCGCTCTACCGTAATCATTGTTAGTGATTATGTAACACAGTTTGGCCGGAACCGCCTGCACCTACACCTACACCTCCGGCGGGGCCACCAGTCAGATATACCGGCCGTCCGTCCGGACGACTATCAACCGTGTTCGAACACGTCGAGACGGTTCAGACGTCGCTCGAGGCGATCACCTCGACCGAGGGGCGGTTCGCGGTCAGCACTGGGATAATCGCGCTCGCCCTCGTGATCGGGTTCGTCGTCGCGCCGATCGCCGTCCGCCGGACGGTGGAGTACGTCGGCCGGCGGCTCCGCGAGAGCGAAGCCGGCAGCGTCCTCGAGGCGATCGACGAACTGACCGACGTCCCGTTCCCGATGCGGGCGGTGATCCGATCGCTGCAGGCCGTCGTTCTCGGGACGACCGGACTGCTCCTGCTGATCGTCTGGGGGTACGCGGACCTCGCGGCGGACGCGCTCGCGGCGGTCGAGCGCGCGGGTCCGTACGTCGTCCGTCTCGTGTTGACCGTCGGCCTGCTGGCCGGCGCGATCGTCGGCACCCGGTACCTCGAGCAGCGACTGGACGAGTGGCTCGCGGACGCGACCTACGTGACGGCCCACCAGGAGGGCGTCGTCTTCCGCGTGCTGCAGGTGACGATCTTCCTGGCGGCCGGATTGGCCGCGCTCTCGCTGTGGCCGATCGACCTCGGCGGCCTGCTGGTCGGTGCCGGCTTCCTCGGCATCGTCGTCGGGATGGCCGCCCGCCAGACGCTCGGCTCGCTGATCGCCGGCTTCGTGCTGATGTTCGCCCGACCGTTCGAGATCGGCGACTGGGTCGAGATCGGCGACAAGGAGGGAACGGTCGTCGACATCACGATCATCAACACGCGCCTGCGGAGCTTCGACGGGGAGATCATCGTCCTGCCGAACGACCACGTCTCGAGCAGCACCGTCGTCAACCGGAGCAAACGAAACCGGCTGCGCCTGCGCCTCGAGGTCGGCGTCGACTACGAGACCGACCTCGAGCGGGCCGAGGACGTCGCCCTCGAGGCGATCGAAGGGGTCGACGACGTGGCGCCGGGGCCCAAGCCGCAGATCGTGCCGACCGCGTTCGGCGACTCGGCGATCGCGCTCGAGTGTCGGTTCTGGATCCGCCAGCCGAACGCGCACAAGAAGTGGACGACGCTGCGATCGGTGGTCCACGAACTCAAAACGGCGTTCGATCGCGAGGACATCGGCATCCCGTACCCGCAGCGGGAACTCAGCGCGCGGCCGGAGGGCGGGTTCCGGATTCCCGACGCTGCCGGGCCGGAGCAGCGCACTGCGACGGCAGCCGGCGGCGCGGGCGATGAACTGCGATACTCCGAGTCCGAGCGCGAATAACTCGCATCACGTCCCAAACGCCGTGGCTCGCGCGATTGCGAATCACGGGTAAAATCGAACCGCACTCGAGCGTCGAACCGGCCTACTCCTGCTCGCGTTCCGTCGTTCCCATCGTAATCTCGCCGTCGGCCCGGATCGTGCCGTCGACCTCGGCGCCGGGCTCGAGGGTGAGGTCCTGACAGGAGACGTCACCGAGGATACGGGCGTCTTCGTCGATGACGACGTCGCCGTCGCGCGTGGTGAGATCGCCGTGGATCCGCGTGCCCCGGCCGACCGAGACGTCGCCGCGGGCGCGGAGGCTGCCGAAGATGTTGCAGTCCGCGCCGACGTCGATGGTTTCCGCGCGGACGTTGCCGTGGAGCCGGCAGTCGTCGCCGATCGTCGCGGGCGTCGAGACCCGCCAGGCGTCGTCGCCGACCGTCGCGTTCCGGGGGATGACGAGCGGTTCGGCGTCGGGCTCCTCGTCCGCTTCCTCGTCCTCGTCGTCGACGAGTTCCGAGACGAGCTGCTGGGCGGTGTCTTCCTCGCCGATGAGCAGGAGGTGCTTGAGGTAGACGAACA
The DNA window shown above is from Halopiger xanaduensis SH-6 and carries:
- the phoU gene encoding phosphate signaling complex protein PhoU, with the translated sequence MARKSYQEQLAELREDILYMGEVVMERLRMGLDALEQKDEDLAREVIEGDGEINRMYLELEQDCIDLLALQQPVASDLRFIAASFKITTDLERIADLAVNLGEYTLDAEENLFPDVDVQEMGEMTLDMIEEAMLAYDTENTDACREIAARDDDLDQFAERASGIVVRDLIERELEEPDEVERLLQDVSRLLLTIRDLERVGDHAVNIAARTLYMVENDDELIY
- a CDS encoding HalOD1 output domain-containing protein → MRSQALADEYGPLYDAVDPTALDALFASSEATDRTEVADCVETTGAVTVTDADRRITVETPDRIELVPLESSSDR
- a CDS encoding helix-turn-helix domain-containing protein, with amino-acid sequence MALIVEFELRTPVLREAARAARELRLGEVYGNESGEPKLLFWATVDDGDAFEAALDEDPSVRRYTALETASDRRLYSVALTDDAASRLASPVAAEHDVAILEIVVTDETVVRARVLSRDALQAYREQCLGRDVGFKLRRLYLEEEPDTDTDTDLDLDGDRYGVTEPQREALRTAHSAGYFTVPRETTLSELAAEFDISDQALSARLRRGQANLLENTLADDT
- a CDS encoding mechanosensitive ion channel family protein, which codes for MFEHVETVQTSLEAITSTEGRFAVSTGIIALALVIGFVVAPIAVRRTVEYVGRRLRESEAGSVLEAIDELTDVPFPMRAVIRSLQAVVLGTTGLLLLIVWGYADLAADALAAVERAGPYVVRLVLTVGLLAGAIVGTRYLEQRLDEWLADATYVTAHQEGVVFRVLQVTIFLAAGLAALSLWPIDLGGLLVGAGFLGIVVGMAARQTLGSLIAGFVLMFARPFEIGDWVEIGDKEGTVVDITIINTRLRSFDGEIIVLPNDHVSSSTVVNRSKRNRLRLRLEVGVDYETDLERAEDVALEAIEGVDDVAPGPKPQIVPTAFGDSAIALECRFWIRQPNAHKKWTTLRSVVHELKTAFDREDIGIPYPQRELSARPEGGFRIPDAAGPEQRTATAAGGAGDELRYSESERE
- a CDS encoding polymer-forming cytoskeletal protein — translated: MAFSTDPLDELVVPDGTEAKEVALETDGDVLVGSRSTIEFGVRGRNVIAGESVEFGGDIEAEGDCRLDMWCDVAENVLVGQDAYIGERVHIAGKLKVAGDLDIGDDVDIEEGFEANGWIVIRNPMPTIVFLFVYLKHLLLIGEEDTAQQLVSELVDDEDEEADEEPDAEPLVIPRNATVGDDAWRVSTPATIGDDCRLHGNVRAETIDVGADCNIFGSLRARGDVSVGRGTRIHGDLTTRDGDVVIDEDARILGDVSCQDLTLEPGAEVDGTIRADGEITMGTTEREQE